GGGGGGCTCATTCTTTTCCGTGCTCCGGGAGGTGAACTGTTGAACGTGTCCATGAGCTTCATCGCAGGAATGTCCATTGCCCTGGGGCTTTTCTTTTTTGCCGCTCTCTACCTGGTTCTGCGGTCCCTGAAACGGAAAACCTCTTCCGGCAGGGAGGGGATGATCGGCATGGAAGCGGAAGTGGTGGAGGACCTGGCGCCCGTGGGGCTTGTCAAGTGCCGGGGAGAGATATGGAGGGCCAGGAGCGGTGACGGTGCTTCCATACCCCGGGGAAGAACGGGAAGCGTTGCAGCGGTCCAGGGAATGACCCTGGTCATAGAAGAAGACGGCGGGAAGGTCCTTCCGGCCGGGGGAAGTTCGGAAAAAACAGCAGATTAAAAAGGAGGAGAACCCATGATTATCGACGCAGTGGAAATGATTCTCAGCATAGGCACGTCCTTCGGATTCCTTCTCATCGCGGTGTTCATCCTGGCATCGGCGGTGAAGGTGGTGCCCGAATACCAGCGGGTGGTGGTCTTCCGTCTCGGGAGGCTGGTGGGGTCCAAGGGACCCGGCATCGTCCTGGTCATTCCCGTCATCGACAGGGTGGTCAGGGTTGACCTGCGCGTCGTGACCCTGGACGTTCCCGTCCAGGAGGTCATCACGAAGGACAACGTTCCCATCAAGGTGAATGCCGTGGTGTATTTCCGGGTCATGGACCCGGCTTTCTCCGTGGTGGAAGTGGAAAACTACATTCTGGCCACGAGCCTCCTCTCCCAGACGACCCTCCGTTCCGTGGTGGGTTCGGCGGACCTTGACGAGGTCCTCTCTTCGAGGGAGAAGATCAACAGCGAGCTCCAGAAGATCATCGACGAGCGGACCGATTCCTGGGGCATCAAGGTCAGCGCCGTGGAAGTCAAAGAGCTGGAGCTGCCGGAGAGCATGAAGCGGGCCATGGCGAAGCAGGCGGAAGCGGAGCGGGAGCGGAGGGCGAAGATCATCAACGCCGAGGGAGAGATGCAGGCAGCCCAAAAGCTCAGCGAAGCGGCGAAGCAGATGGAGACGTCCCCCATCACGCTGCAGCTGAGGTACCTCCAGACGCTCCGGGAGATCAGCGGGGACAAGAATTCCACCACCATATTCCCCCTGCCCCTTGATCTTGTGAAGCCCTTCATGGACAGATTTTTCAGGAAGGATGAAGCGTAAGGCGGGGAAAAGCTGTCATGGATGAAGGCCGTTCCGGGTGGCTTTTTCTCCCCCGGAACGGCCTCTTTTGGTATATAATGCCTGAAAAGGCCGGTTCGTTACGGAAAGAACGGACAGCTGAACGACCGACGCCCGGGCTGACGGTTTTCCGCCAGTTGTAAAGGGCGGCTGGTCGTTTGTGCGTTTGCAGGAAAAATGCAGTGTTCATCAAGGAGGAAGGGTTAATGGGCTACGATTTTCAATCCATCGAGAAAAAATGGCAGCATACGTGGGAGAACGAAGGCACGTTCAATGCCGATGCCGACCCCTCAAGGGAAAAATTTTACTGTCTCGAGATGTTCCCCTACCCGAGCGGTGCCCTCCACATGGGGCACCTGAGGAATTATTCCATCGGCGACATGTTGACCCGCTTCCTCTGGAAGAAGGGCCTGAACGTGCTTCATCCCATCGGCTTCGACGCTTTCGGCATGCCCGCGGAAAACGCCGCCATGAAATACAACACCCCTGCGGCGGAGTGGACCTGGCGGAACATCGAGCACATGACGGAGCAGCTCAAGCACATGGGATGCAGCTACGACTGGCGCAGGCGGGTCGAGACGTGCAATCCCGACTATTACCGGTGGACCCAGTGGATCTTCCTCCAGTTTTTCAAGAAGGGGCTTGCCTACAGGAAAAACGCTCCTGTGAACTGGTGTTCAAGCTGCAGCACCGTGCTTGCCAACGAGCAGGTCATCAACGACGGGCACTGCTGGAGATGCGGCACTCCCGTGGTGAAGCGCAACCTTGAGCAGTGGTTCCTGAGGATAACCGATTATGCCCAGGAACTGCTTGACGATCTTGAGAACCTTCCCGGCTGGCCCGAGCGGGTCAAGATCATGCAGCGGAACTGGATCGGCCGCTCCGAGGGCGCCCGGCTCTCCTTCACCGAGAAGACCACCGGCGAAAGCATCGAAACCTTCACCACCCGTTTCGACACGATTTTCGGCGTGACCTTCCTCGCTCTTGCCCCCGAGCATCCCTTCGTCCAGAAGATCATCAGCCTCTCCCCTGAAGGGGACAGGATTTCGGCCTTCGTTCAGAAGTGCGTTTCCCAGAGCTCCATCGAACGCACCGCGGTGGGCGGCGAAAAAGAAGGCATCTTCACCGGCTTTTCCGCTGTGAACCCCGTGACGGGGGAAGAGTTCCCTATCCTCATCGCCAACTACATCCTCATGGATTACGGCACCGGAGCCATCATGGGTGTGCCCGCTCACGACCAGAGGGACTTCGAGTT
This DNA window, taken from Aminivibrio pyruvatiphilus, encodes the following:
- a CDS encoding slipin family protein; its protein translation is MIIDAVEMILSIGTSFGFLLIAVFILASAVKVVPEYQRVVVFRLGRLVGSKGPGIVLVIPVIDRVVRVDLRVVTLDVPVQEVITKDNVPIKVNAVVYFRVMDPAFSVVEVENYILATSLLSQTTLRSVVGSADLDEVLSSREKINSELQKIIDERTDSWGIKVSAVEVKELELPESMKRAMAKQAEAERERRAKIINAEGEMQAAQKLSEAAKQMETSPITLQLRYLQTLREISGDKNSTTIFPLPLDLVKPFMDRFFRKDEA